One genomic segment of Suttonella sp. R2A3 includes these proteins:
- a CDS encoding metal ABC transporter permease: MVSWRRLIYFGEALAHSSLLGIALALYFDLPLSLGIWSITLVLVLLLFILKRRGREDGNNILGVLSHFALALGLVLIAAMENIRTDLMGYLFGDILATTSSDLWLILLSGAITIIVLRLLWQSLLLLTLNPDLGACELPRSDWIELVFLLILGGFVGVMVQYFGLLLVIAMLIIPANTANRFARTPEQSALFATLIAGAATTFGIAAAWQFDLPVAPAIVVSAGCLYFLARLMKGLANIKKSNKTNNAFD; encoded by the coding sequence ATGGTCAGTTGGCGGCGGCTGATTTATTTTGGTGAAGCGCTCGCGCATAGTTCTTTGCTCGGCATCGCGTTAGCGTTGTATTTTGATCTGCCGCTCTCACTCGGCATATGGAGCATCACACTGGTTTTGGTATTGCTGCTATTTATCTTAAAACGCCGTGGTCGTGAGGATGGCAACAACATTCTTGGTGTGCTCTCGCATTTTGCCCTCGCGCTAGGCTTAGTTTTGATTGCTGCGATGGAAAATATCCGCACCGATCTTATGGGCTATCTGTTTGGCGATATTTTAGCCACCACGAGCAGCGACTTGTGGCTGATTCTATTAAGCGGCGCAATCACCATCATCGTCTTACGTCTGCTCTGGCAATCTCTGCTTTTGCTCACCCTTAACCCGGATCTTGGTGCCTGCGAGCTACCGCGCAGCGATTGGATAGAATTGGTTTTTTTACTCATCCTAGGCGGTTTTGTCGGTGTCATGGTACAGTATTTTGGCTTATTGCTGGTGATCGCGATGTTAATTATTCCGGCGAATACCGCCAACCGCTTTGCGCGCACCCCAGAGCAGAGCGCCCTGTTTGCCACACTGATTGCTGGCGCAGCCACAACGTTTGGTATCGCAGCCGCCTGGCAATTCGATCTACCGGTAGCGCCAGCGATCGTGGTTAGCGCTGGGTGTTTATATTTTCTTGCGCGTTTAATGAAAGGACTCGCCAATATAAAAAAATCCAATAAAACGAATAATGCTTTTGACTAA
- a CDS encoding ATP-binding cassette domain-containing protein, with protein MIELNNIRLSRGSDRLLSGANARIHDGQRVGLVGQNGSGKSSLLALLRGELEQDEGDLSLPQGWQIASVRQETPALDQSALDYVLSGHHSYIAAQKALSQAEASGEGMAIAHAHEMLSTIDAYAQPARAATLLSGLGFHPDTHHHAVKSFSGGWRMRLNLAQALIAPAELLLLDEPTNHLDLDAIIWLQDFLKTHHATQIIIAHDRDFLDSLCQQILFIEHGSLYHYRGNYSEFERQHHERRTQAEALYRAESAKRAHLQSFVDRFRAKATKAKQAQSRLKALEKLSAAPPPPTPSSYDIVFPAPERQPNPLLQLENASVGYDDDTLIIEHINLSIEHDARIGLLGRNGAGKSTLMKLLAGTLAPKQGARAAHRFTQIGYFTQHSLDALDPDGNPLSHLQRLWPESSEQALRNFLGGYGFQGDDVHAPIKRFSGGEKARLALALVIAHQPNLLLLDEPTNHLDIAMRDALTYGLQSFQGAMLIISHDRAMLRSTCDTFYWVRDRRLDPFDGSLDDYRDALLNEQKTETHQSETSSGSHTAAARQAQKRHEAEKRRALQPLNQQLKRTEDKLASVQQKLTALEQQLADSALYEAENKAQLNEVLAAQTAATREHSDLEATWLEVMEEIEAASARWEDHAD; from the coding sequence ATGATTGAACTCAATAATATACGGCTAAGCCGTGGCAGCGACAGGCTACTTAGCGGCGCAAATGCGCGCATTCATGATGGGCAACGCGTGGGCCTGGTCGGGCAAAATGGCAGTGGCAAATCGAGCTTATTGGCCTTACTGCGGGGTGAGCTAGAACAAGACGAAGGCGATTTGTCACTGCCCCAAGGTTGGCAGATTGCCAGCGTGCGCCAGGAAACCCCTGCCCTTGATCAGTCGGCGCTCGATTATGTGTTAAGCGGCCATCACAGCTATATTGCTGCCCAAAAGGCGTTGAGCCAAGCTGAGGCGAGCGGTGAAGGTATGGCGATTGCGCACGCCCATGAAATGCTCAGCACCATTGATGCCTACGCGCAACCGGCTCGTGCGGCAACGTTATTAAGCGGTCTCGGATTTCATCCCGATACCCACCATCACGCAGTAAAAAGCTTTTCTGGCGGCTGGCGCATGCGCTTAAACCTTGCCCAGGCGCTGATTGCCCCGGCAGAACTGTTATTGCTTGATGAGCCAACCAACCACCTTGATCTCGATGCAATTATCTGGCTACAGGATTTTCTAAAAACCCATCACGCCACGCAAATCATCATCGCCCACGATCGCGATTTCTTAGACAGCTTATGCCAGCAAATCTTATTCATTGAGCATGGCAGTTTGTACCATTACCGTGGCAATTACAGCGAATTTGAACGCCAACACCACGAGCGCCGCACTCAAGCTGAGGCGCTGTATCGCGCTGAAAGCGCCAAACGCGCCCACCTGCAATCGTTTGTTGACCGTTTTCGCGCTAAAGCCACCAAAGCCAAGCAGGCGCAAAGCCGGCTCAAGGCTTTGGAAAAATTAAGCGCTGCACCACCACCGCCCACCCCATCGTCTTATGATATTGTCTTCCCCGCACCCGAACGTCAACCCAACCCTTTATTGCAGCTCGAGAACGCCAGCGTCGGTTACGATGATGACACGCTGATTATCGAACACATCAACCTATCGATTGAGCACGACGCACGGATTGGCCTGTTGGGACGTAATGGCGCGGGTAAATCCACGCTGATGAAGCTCCTTGCCGGCACGTTAGCACCAAAACAAGGCGCACGCGCGGCACACCGCTTTACCCAGATTGGTTATTTCACCCAACACTCGCTTGATGCGCTCGACCCCGATGGCAATCCACTGAGTCATTTACAACGGTTATGGCCAGAGAGCAGCGAACAAGCGCTGCGCAACTTTTTGGGTGGCTATGGCTTTCAAGGTGATGATGTTCATGCACCAATTAAGCGCTTCTCTGGCGGCGAAAAAGCACGTTTAGCGCTAGCGCTGGTGATCGCACACCAACCCAACCTATTACTCCTTGATGAGCCAACCAACCATTTGGATATCGCCATGCGTGACGCGCTCACTTATGGCCTGCAAAGCTTTCAAGGTGCGATGCTCATTATCTCGCACGATCGCGCGATGCTGCGCTCGACCTGTGACACATTTTACTGGGTGCGTGATCGACGATTAGATCCCTTTGACGGCAGCTTAGACGATTATCGCGATGCGCTACTTAACGAGCAAAAAACTGAGACTCACCAGTCAGAAACATCGAGTGGCAGCCATACAGCAGCGGCCCGCCAAGCGCAAAAACGCCACGAGGCAGAGAAACGGCGCGCCCTACAACCGCTTAACCAACAACTAAAGCGCACCGAGGACAAGCTCGCAAGCGTGCAGCAAAAGCTAACTGCCTTAGAACAGCAGCTGGCTGATAGCGCACTCTACGAGGCTGAAAATAAAGCCCAGCTTAACGAGGTGCTTGCTGCACAAACCGCAGCAACCCGTGAACATAGCGATTTAGAGGCTACGTGGCTGGAGGTTATGGAAGAGATCGAAGCAGCGTCTGCACGCTGGGAAGATCACGCCGATTAA
- a CDS encoding primosomal protein N', which yields MSVQRIEVALNRPLHGSFSYLSDQPLAVGVRVRVPFARQKLVGVVLACQDEAQAPAVDYALKSVDSVLDDAPVIGPELMALLTYAARYYQHPLGEVIHAALPKLLRDGADNARELSVSYTLTEEGQLALEQRLGAKQQAVLQALEQGSQTMEALQQSHSVSAAWLRDLAERGWLSAQTYWQVPEKLASADAPELSAAQQHVLEAISQTENFAVHLLDGVTGSGKTEIYIRLLAERLADGGQALVLVPEIGLVQAMSEALRRRLPFAVVTHHSGLSDKARLDSWQAVAAGEAQIVVGTRSALFSPFRDLRVLIVDEEHDQAYKQQDGFRYHARDMAIVRGQKNQALVLLGSATPSLESYHQVWQGKWRYHQLSERIRAQAPAEIVLLDGQSEASVGGLHPRLLTRIRRTLQDGKQVMLFLNRRGYAPLLYCGECGWKSDCSACDATMTAHTRSHRLQCHHCGRQAPLPLQCPNCGTSDLVLLGMGTQRLEQTITQQIPQARVLRMDSDAFTTAKQFNEAVGQIHRGEVDIVLGTQWLSKGHHFANLHLVAVVDVDQGLFSPDFRGEERLAQLLVQVGGRAGREDQGEVWLQTSQPQHPLFTVLHQPYQKTAKRLYEQRQVMGLPPTQAQALLLATHRDAARAMQALQWTRQGAAQAIDDDRLLWLGPAPAVMARKDGRHRAQLLIQAADKAMLQRYLPTISAWLTAQGEALHVRVQIDVDPQGME from the coding sequence ATGAGCGTGCAGCGTATTGAGGTGGCGCTGAATCGTCCGTTGCACGGCAGCTTTTCCTATTTGAGCGATCAGCCACTAGCAGTCGGTGTGCGCGTACGTGTCCCGTTTGCGCGACAAAAATTAGTTGGGGTGGTGCTGGCTTGCCAGGATGAGGCGCAAGCGCCGGCTGTTGACTATGCGTTGAAATCGGTTGATAGCGTGCTCGACGATGCCCCGGTGATTGGTCCCGAATTAATGGCCTTGCTGACTTATGCTGCGCGTTATTACCAGCACCCACTCGGTGAAGTCATTCATGCAGCATTGCCGAAATTATTACGTGATGGTGCGGATAACGCACGCGAGTTGTCGGTTTCTTATACGTTGACTGAAGAAGGTCAGTTGGCGCTCGAGCAACGCTTGGGCGCGAAACAACAAGCGGTGTTGCAGGCGTTAGAGCAAGGTTCGCAAACTATGGAAGCATTGCAGCAAAGCCATAGCGTGAGCGCGGCGTGGCTACGCGATCTAGCCGAGCGAGGGTGGTTAAGCGCGCAAACCTATTGGCAGGTGCCAGAAAAGCTAGCATCAGCAGACGCACCAGAGTTGAGTGCCGCACAGCAGCATGTGTTAGAGGCTATTTCACAGACAGAAAACTTTGCCGTGCATTTGCTTGATGGCGTCACCGGATCGGGGAAAACGGAAATCTATATCCGCTTACTTGCCGAGCGTTTGGCAGATGGCGGCCAAGCTTTGGTGTTGGTGCCAGAGATTGGTTTGGTGCAAGCGATGAGCGAGGCGCTGCGTCGTCGTCTGCCTTTTGCGGTGGTCACCCATCATTCTGGGCTTAGCGATAAAGCGCGGCTGGATAGCTGGCAGGCAGTGGCTGCTGGTGAAGCGCAGATTGTCGTTGGAACGCGTTCTGCGTTGTTTAGTCCGTTTAGAGATTTGCGCGTGTTGATTGTTGATGAAGAACACGATCAGGCGTATAAACAGCAAGATGGTTTTCGCTACCACGCACGCGATATGGCGATTGTTCGTGGGCAGAAAAATCAGGCGTTGGTGCTGCTTGGTTCGGCAACGCCATCGTTAGAAAGTTATCACCAGGTCTGGCAGGGTAAGTGGCGCTATCATCAGCTCAGTGAGCGTATTCGTGCACAGGCACCGGCCGAGATTGTCTTACTCGATGGGCAAAGCGAAGCGTCTGTGGGTGGTTTGCATCCGCGTTTACTCACCCGCATTCGCCGTACGCTGCAAGACGGCAAACAAGTGATGTTATTTCTCAATCGGCGCGGGTATGCACCGCTGCTGTATTGTGGAGAGTGCGGCTGGAAAAGCGATTGCAGTGCCTGTGATGCCACAATGACCGCGCACACACGCAGTCACCGCCTGCAATGTCATCATTGTGGCAGACAGGCGCCATTGCCGCTGCAATGTCCTAATTGCGGTACTTCAGATCTGGTGTTGCTGGGTATGGGGACGCAGCGCTTGGAGCAAACCATCACCCAGCAAATTCCGCAGGCACGCGTGTTGCGTATGGACAGCGATGCGTTTACCACCGCCAAGCAGTTCAATGAAGCGGTGGGGCAAATTCACCGTGGTGAAGTGGATATTGTGTTGGGGACACAGTGGTTGTCAAAAGGACATCATTTCGCGAACTTGCATTTGGTCGCGGTGGTGGATGTCGATCAAGGGCTGTTTAGTCCGGATTTTCGTGGTGAAGAACGTTTGGCTCAGCTGCTAGTGCAAGTTGGCGGGCGAGCTGGGCGTGAGGATCAAGGGGAGGTCTGGTTGCAAACCAGCCAACCGCAGCATCCATTATTTACGGTGCTGCATCAACCTTATCAAAAAACCGCCAAACGCCTTTATGAACAACGTCAAGTTATGGGCTTACCGCCGACTCAAGCACAGGCGCTATTGCTCGCCACGCATCGCGATGCAGCGCGCGCCATGCAAGCGCTACAATGGACGCGCCAAGGCGCGGCGCAAGCAATCGATGATGATCGATTGCTCTGGCTGGGGCCGGCGCCGGCTGTGATGGCGCGTAAAGACGGTCGTCACCGTGCGCAATTGCTCATCCAGGCTGCTGATAAAGCGATGCTCCAGCGCTATTTGCCCACCATCAGTGCGTGGTTAACTGCTCAAGGTGAGGCGCTGCACGTGCGGGTGCAAATCGATGTGGATCCGCAAGGGATGGAATAG
- the dksA gene encoding RNA polymerase-binding protein DksA — protein MSAMKQKKNAQEYVLEEQEEYMNDAQREHFTGILETWKANIYEESERTRAHLKDERTQTADLNDRASLEEEFSLELRTRDRERKLLHKIDKALDRLVRDEFGWCEKCGEEIGIRRLEARPTAELCIDCKEIAERKEKSFHDAR, from the coding sequence ATGTCAGCAATGAAACAGAAAAAAAATGCCCAGGAATACGTACTCGAGGAACAAGAAGAGTACATGAATGACGCGCAACGCGAGCATTTCACCGGAATCCTGGAAACTTGGAAAGCCAACATCTATGAAGAAAGCGAACGCACCCGTGCGCACCTCAAAGATGAACGCACCCAAACTGCTGATCTTAATGACCGCGCCAGCTTAGAAGAAGAATTCTCGCTCGAACTACGCACCCGTGATCGTGAACGAAAATTACTGCACAAAATCGACAAAGCCTTAGACCGCTTGGTGCGCGATGAGTTTGGTTGGTGCGAAAAATGCGGTGAAGAAATCGGCATTCGTCGCCTTGAAGCGCGCCCTACTGCTGAGCTGTGCATTGATTGTAAAGAGATTGCCGAGCGCAAAGAAAAAAGCTTCCACGATGCGCGCTGA
- a CDS encoding metal ABC transporter ATP-binding protein: MSAALISLRDIAFQPHDRAIVHNINLEILSDEILTIVGPNGGGKSTLLRLILGLLHPTHGHITRHKKLRIGLVPQQWSVPADLPMSTERFLKDVSDNIDNPWLKRLNIDQLRDAPLQSLSGGETQRVLLARAILRQPDLLVLDEPASGIDPASLGEFYHLIRAWQQESHAGIVMVSHDLHLVMAGSDRVLCLNGHMCCAGKPEDIHEHPEFRHLLKQQHPDDIGIYTHQHNHTHL; the protein is encoded by the coding sequence ATGTCTGCAGCGCTGATTAGCTTACGCGATATTGCCTTTCAACCGCACGATCGCGCTATTGTACACAACATCAACCTTGAGATTCTCAGTGATGAAATTCTCACCATTGTGGGGCCCAACGGTGGCGGCAAAAGCACCTTATTGCGCCTGATCCTAGGGCTACTGCACCCGACCCACGGCCATATTACCCGCCATAAAAAACTGCGTATCGGCTTGGTTCCCCAGCAATGGAGCGTTCCTGCTGACCTGCCGATGTCCACTGAACGTTTTCTCAAAGACGTTAGCGATAACATCGATAATCCTTGGCTTAAGCGACTCAACATCGATCAATTACGCGACGCTCCGTTACAAAGCCTTTCTGGTGGGGAAACCCAGCGGGTATTACTCGCACGCGCCATCTTGCGTCAGCCCGATTTATTGGTGCTTGACGAACCCGCCTCTGGTATCGATCCGGCAAGCCTCGGTGAATTTTACCATCTGATTCGCGCTTGGCAGCAAGAAAGCCACGCCGGTATTGTGATGGTCTCACACGACTTGCATCTCGTGATGGCTGGTAGCGATCGAGTGTTGTGCCTTAACGGCCATATGTGCTGTGCGGGCAAACCCGAAGATATTCACGAACACCCTGAGTTTCGTCATTTACTCAAGCAGCAGCACCCCGATGACATCGGCATTTACACCCACCAACACAACCATACCCACCTCTAA
- a CDS encoding universal stress protein, producing the protein MNILLPIDLIDAAREERAVVEALKQAKAFAGEIHIISVIPEFNSHLFRNFYDESVGKEALQLTKAKMTAFCESHLPEDAPYTTHIAQGNIYKEILNKAEEIGADLIVMSASRPELADYLLGPNTAKVVRHARQSVLVVRAEG; encoded by the coding sequence ATGAATATCTTATTACCGATTGATTTGATTGATGCAGCACGTGAAGAACGTGCCGTTGTAGAGGCGCTTAAGCAAGCTAAGGCGTTTGCTGGTGAGATCCATATTATTAGCGTGATTCCTGAATTTAACAGCCATTTATTCCGCAATTTTTATGATGAGAGTGTGGGTAAAGAGGCGCTGCAGCTAACTAAAGCCAAAATGACCGCATTTTGCGAGAGCCATTTGCCCGAAGATGCGCCTTATACCACGCATATTGCCCAGGGTAATATCTACAAAGAAATCCTCAATAAAGCTGAGGAAATTGGTGCCGACTTGATTGTTATGTCAGCGAGTCGACCGGAGCTTGCTGATTATCTGCTAGGCCCGAATACCGCAAAAGTGGTGCGTCATGCGCGGCAATCTGTGTTGGTGGTTCGCGCTGAAGGTTAG